One genomic window of Hymenobacter sp. J193 includes the following:
- a CDS encoding D-alanyl-D-alanine carboxypeptidase/D-alanyl-D-alanine-endopeptidase, whose amino-acid sequence MGRLYLLLLFALVFTCGPANASGDENAEAEVALRRGPHWLHKLISRSPVLQQHHVGMSLVDVATGERVYQLNEEDYFVPASTMKLFSFYAGLHLLPDSLPSLRYVVRHDSLIFWGTGDPTLLHGDVPSGRAFRFLQSRPEKLFYMPIPCVDTFGPGWSWDDYNYYYQPERGPFPIYGNTVRFYARAGQSQPRVLPAVFTASVEPAPAQYHSTSDHVRRAVLENRFFVLPSQKSWIDETPFRTSTGLLSSLLQDTLRKNVGQLPWQPGFVGADMQTINGLRADSLYRRMLRVSDNFLAEQLLLMCSTQLGADSLSTERVIRQVQRQLLTDLPDTLRWVDGSGLSRLNLTTPRTLTALLLKLHREVPEKRLFDLLAAGGRQGTLRRRYRDPRGLWLWGKTGTLTNIHNLTGYLRTRKGRVLAFSFLNNNIPGDDTAVRNEMERILTQVRERL is encoded by the coding sequence ATGGGCCGCCTGTATCTGCTTCTCCTGTTTGCACTTGTCTTCACTTGTGGCCCGGCTAACGCTTCCGGTGACGAAAACGCCGAGGCCGAAGTGGCTTTGCGGCGCGGGCCGCACTGGCTGCATAAGCTTATCAGCCGCTCACCGGTACTACAGCAGCACCACGTGGGCATGAGCTTGGTAGACGTAGCCACGGGTGAGCGGGTGTACCAGCTCAACGAAGAAGACTACTTCGTGCCAGCCAGCACCATGAAGCTGTTCAGCTTCTATGCGGGCCTGCACCTGCTGCCCGACTCCCTGCCCAGCCTGCGCTACGTGGTGCGCCACGACTCCCTGATCTTCTGGGGCACCGGCGACCCTACCCTGCTGCACGGCGACGTGCCCTCCGGTCGGGCCTTCCGGTTTCTGCAAAGCCGCCCCGAAAAGCTGTTCTACATGCCCATTCCGTGCGTGGATACCTTCGGGCCGGGCTGGAGCTGGGACGACTACAATTACTACTACCAGCCGGAGCGCGGCCCTTTTCCGATCTACGGCAACACCGTGCGCTTCTACGCCCGCGCTGGCCAAAGTCAGCCGCGGGTGCTGCCAGCCGTGTTTACGGCCAGCGTGGAGCCGGCCCCGGCCCAGTACCACAGCACCTCCGATCATGTGCGGCGGGCCGTACTGGAAAACCGCTTTTTCGTGCTGCCCAGCCAGAAAAGCTGGATTGACGAAACACCTTTCCGGACCAGCACCGGCCTGCTGTCCTCGCTGCTGCAGGATACCCTACGCAAAAATGTGGGGCAGCTGCCCTGGCAGCCGGGTTTTGTTGGGGCCGATATGCAAACCATAAACGGTCTACGCGCGGATTCCTTGTACCGGCGCATGCTGCGGGTGTCCGACAACTTTCTGGCTGAACAGCTGCTGCTGATGTGCTCCACGCAGCTGGGTGCCGATTCCCTGAGCACGGAACGCGTCATCCGGCAGGTGCAGCGCCAGCTCCTCACGGATTTGCCCGATACGCTGCGCTGGGTGGATGGCTCCGGGCTGTCGCGCCTGAACCTGACTACACCCCGCACCCTCACCGCCCTGCTCCTGAAGCTGCACCGCGAAGTACCCGAAAAGCGCCTGTTCGACCTGCTGGCCGCCGGCGGGCGCCAGGGCACCCTGCGCCGCCGCTACCGCGACCCGCGCGGCCTCTGGCTCTGGGGCAAAACCGGCACCCTCACCAACATCCACAACCTGACGGGCTACCTGCGCACCCGCAAAGGTCGCGTGCTGGCCTTCAGCTTCCTGAACAACAACATCCCCGGCGACGACACGGCCGTGCGCAACGAGATGGAACGAATCCTGACCCAGGTGCGGGAGCGGCTTTAG
- the serA gene encoding phosphoglycerate dehydrogenase: MPEPRTPLPYLIIDFDSTFTQVEGLDELADIALTGQPNREEVVGAIRALTDRGMSGELSFSESLKQRLALLPARREHIGLLVERLKGKVSESIRRNRGFFEQFPGRVYIVSSGFREFIEPVVAEFGIDAAHVLANTFTFDTDGRITGFDTENVLSRDGGKILQLRQLDLNGPVYALGDGYTDYQIREAGLADRFYAFTENVHRASVVARADEVLPSFDEFLYQNKLPMTLSYPKNRIRVLLLENPDPRAAELFRQEGYQVDTVPGGLDEEELIQQIEGVSILGIRSKTQVTQRVLDAANRLISIGAFCIGTNQIDLAGCMKKGVAVFNAPFSNTRSVVELALGEIIMLARRIPEKNPKMHQGTWDKSAGGSFEIRGKKLGIIGYGNIGSQLSVVAEAVGMQVLYYDVAEKLQLGNAVKVRTLQELLQQADIVTLHVDGRPTNTNLIGAAELALMKPGALLLNNSRGHVVDVPALAAVLRSGHLGGAAVDVFPYEPKTNQESFESELRGLPNVLLTPHIGGSTAEAQRNIAEFVPERIMQYVNTGNTQQSVNFPNIQLPEQQAHRLIHIHHNVPGVLARINNVLAQHHVNILGQYLKTNEHIGYVITDIDKEYEQEVIGELRKVEHTIKFRVLY, from the coding sequence ATGCCCGAACCTCGCACACCGCTTCCCTACCTTATCATCGATTTTGACAGCACATTTACCCAGGTAGAAGGCCTGGACGAGCTGGCCGATATTGCCCTTACCGGTCAGCCCAACCGGGAGGAAGTGGTGGGCGCCATCCGGGCCCTCACTGACCGGGGCATGAGCGGGGAGCTGAGCTTTTCGGAGTCCCTGAAGCAGCGGCTGGCGCTGCTGCCGGCCCGGCGCGAGCATATTGGTCTGCTGGTGGAGCGACTGAAAGGCAAGGTATCGGAAAGCATCCGGCGCAACCGCGGCTTCTTCGAGCAGTTTCCGGGGCGGGTGTACATCGTGAGCAGCGGCTTCCGGGAGTTTATCGAACCCGTTGTGGCCGAGTTTGGCATCGACGCAGCCCACGTGCTGGCCAACACTTTCACCTTCGACACCGATGGCCGCATTACGGGCTTCGACACCGAAAATGTGCTCAGCCGCGACGGGGGCAAGATCCTGCAGCTGCGCCAGCTCGACCTCAACGGCCCCGTGTACGCCCTCGGCGACGGGTACACCGACTACCAGATCCGGGAGGCGGGCCTGGCCGACCGGTTCTACGCCTTCACCGAAAACGTGCACCGGGCGTCCGTAGTAGCCCGCGCCGACGAGGTGCTGCCTTCCTTCGACGAATTTCTCTACCAGAACAAGCTTCCGATGACCCTCTCGTACCCCAAAAACCGCATCCGCGTCCTGCTCCTCGAAAACCCCGATCCGCGCGCCGCCGAGCTGTTCCGCCAGGAAGGCTACCAGGTGGACACCGTGCCCGGCGGCCTCGACGAAGAAGAACTGATTCAGCAGATTGAAGGGGTAAGCATTCTGGGTATCCGCTCCAAAACCCAGGTAACGCAGCGCGTACTCGACGCCGCCAACCGCCTCATCAGCATCGGCGCGTTCTGCATCGGCACCAACCAGATTGACCTGGCAGGCTGCATGAAAAAGGGCGTGGCCGTGTTCAACGCCCCCTTCTCAAACACCCGCTCGGTGGTAGAGCTGGCCCTGGGCGAAATCATCATGCTGGCCCGCCGCATCCCCGAGAAGAACCCCAAGATGCACCAGGGGACGTGGGACAAGTCGGCTGGGGGCTCGTTTGAAATCCGGGGCAAGAAGCTGGGCATCATCGGCTACGGCAACATCGGCTCCCAGCTCTCGGTGGTGGCCGAGGCCGTAGGCATGCAGGTACTCTACTACGACGTGGCCGAAAAGCTGCAGCTGGGCAACGCCGTGAAAGTGCGCACCCTGCAGGAGCTGCTTCAGCAGGCCGACATCGTGACCCTGCACGTGGACGGCCGCCCGACCAATACCAACCTCATTGGGGCCGCCGAGCTGGCCTTGATGAAGCCCGGCGCCCTGCTGCTCAACAACAGCCGCGGCCACGTGGTGGACGTGCCGGCCTTGGCCGCCGTGCTCCGCTCGGGCCACCTGGGCGGGGCGGCCGTGGATGTATTTCCCTATGAGCCCAAAACCAACCAGGAAAGCTTCGAGAGCGAGCTGCGCGGCCTGCCCAACGTGCTGCTCACGCCCCACATCGGCGGCAGCACGGCTGAGGCTCAGCGCAACATTGCCGAGTTTGTGCCGGAACGTATCATGCAATATGTGAATACCGGCAACACCCAGCAGAGCGTTAATTTTCCCAACATCCAGCTGCCCGAGCAGCAGGCCCACCGCCTCATCCACATTCACCACAACGTGCCCGGCGTGCTGGCCCGCATCAACAACGTACTGGCTCAGCACCATGTCAACATCCTCGGCCAGTACCTGAAAACCAACGAGCACATCGGCTACGTCATCACCGACATCGACAAGGAATACGAGCAAGAGGTTATCGGCGAGCTGCGCAAAGTAGAGCACACCATCAAGTTCCGGGTGCTGTACTAG
- a CDS encoding VOC family protein: MLPLLHVHHIALICSDYAVSRRFYTEVLGLRILREVYRAERQSWKLDLALGSQYIIELFSFPETPPRLSRPEAAGLRHLAFAVADIEATVRALTAQGVTAEPLRTDEFTGRRFTFIQDPDGLPLEFYEV; this comes from the coding sequence ATGCTGCCGCTGCTTCACGTCCATCACATTGCCCTCATCTGCTCCGACTATGCCGTTTCCAGGCGGTTCTATACGGAGGTGCTGGGGCTGCGCATCCTTCGGGAAGTGTACCGGGCAGAGCGACAGTCGTGGAAGCTGGATCTGGCGCTGGGCAGCCAGTACATTATCGAACTGTTTTCTTTTCCCGAGACGCCCCCGCGCCTTTCCCGGCCCGAAGCCGCCGGCCTGCGCCACCTGGCCTTCGCCGTAGCCGATATCGAAGCCACCGTACGGGCACTGACGGCGCAGGGAGTAACTGCCGAGCCGCTGCGGACGGATGAGTTTACCGGGCGGCGCTTCACCTTCATTCAGGACCCCGACGGGCTGCCACTGGAATTCTACGAGGTGTGA
- a CDS encoding DUF421 domain-containing protein, translated as MASSSVQPFDWQRILLSDEMPPLFLLEVGLRCFVSYLMILGALRVTGRRGVRQLSIFELSIILALGSAAGDAMLYHDTPLLHAAVVFGVVSGLYLLFNRLTEKFPKFSDWLEGAPVLLVEEGEINLQNFNKQNLTQKELFGEMRQLQVEHLGQIRRAYIEATGNISLFFFADEDVRPGLPIWPERLTQERRRVEEAGPHACCRCGHVQELAKGSLAECTVCHHDAWITACNDPRVT; from the coding sequence ATGGCTTCCTCCTCCGTTCAGCCATTCGACTGGCAACGCATTCTGCTTTCCGATGAAATGCCGCCGCTGTTCCTGCTGGAAGTGGGGTTGCGCTGCTTTGTTTCCTACCTGATGATTTTGGGGGCCCTGCGCGTGACGGGCCGGCGTGGGGTGCGGCAGCTGTCTATTTTCGAGCTGAGCATCATTCTGGCTCTGGGCTCGGCGGCCGGCGACGCCATGCTCTACCACGATACTCCGCTGCTGCACGCGGCCGTGGTGTTTGGCGTGGTATCGGGGCTGTACCTGCTGTTTAACCGGCTCACCGAGAAGTTCCCGAAGTTTTCCGACTGGCTGGAAGGCGCCCCGGTGCTGCTGGTAGAGGAAGGCGAAATCAATCTGCAGAACTTCAACAAGCAGAACCTGACGCAGAAAGAGCTGTTCGGAGAAATGCGCCAACTGCAGGTAGAGCACCTGGGGCAGATTCGCCGCGCTTATATCGAGGCTACCGGTAACATCAGCCTCTTTTTCTTTGCCGACGAGGACGTGCGCCCCGGCCTGCCCATTTGGCCGGAGCGGCTAACCCAGGAGCGCCGCCGGGTGGAGGAAGCCGGACCCCACGCCTGCTGCCGGTGCGGCCACGTGCAGGAGCTGGCCAAAGGCAGCCTGGCGGAGTGCACCGTCTGCCACCACGATGCCTGGATTACGGCCTGCAACGACCCACGCGTAACTTAA
- a CDS encoding transglutaminase-like domain-containing protein has product MDSLCFRWRSLWAALLLLMSLPHFTSAQFAGAPRVRTFIFEYQTTVPAAPPGTRQLDVWLPVAHSDSAQDVQILQLDSPGKHTLTTSQHGNQLLHVHLRRPRQPVTVAVRYQVTRREHRAPQSTAGRIPMQDPDSARWLAPDRLVPLDDQIRRWAREVVTEAHAATPLDQARAIYNHVVATVKYDKTGQGWGRGDIYYACDARHGNCTDFHALFIGYCRALGIPARFSIGFPLPPERGSGEVKGYHCWAEFYTPQTGWVPIDASEAAKNPARREYYFGTHDENRVEFTRGRDLTLTPRQQGAPLNYFIYPYAEADGKPLENLQHSFRYQDVLADEL; this is encoded by the coding sequence ATGGATTCACTTTGCTTTCGGTGGCGCAGCCTGTGGGCGGCTTTGCTTTTGTTGATGAGCTTGCCGCATTTCACCTCCGCCCAGTTTGCCGGGGCGCCGCGTGTGCGCACGTTCATCTTCGAGTACCAGACCACCGTGCCCGCGGCGCCCCCCGGCACCCGCCAGCTGGACGTATGGCTGCCCGTAGCCCACTCCGACTCCGCACAGGATGTGCAGATCCTCCAGCTCGACTCGCCCGGCAAGCATACGCTCACCACAAGCCAGCACGGCAACCAGCTGCTGCATGTGCACCTGCGCCGGCCCAGGCAGCCGGTAACCGTGGCCGTGCGCTACCAAGTAACGCGCCGGGAGCACCGCGCCCCGCAGTCCACTGCCGGCCGCATACCCATGCAGGACCCCGACTCGGCCCGCTGGCTGGCGCCCGACCGGCTCGTGCCCCTCGACGACCAGATCCGGCGCTGGGCCCGGGAAGTGGTGACCGAGGCCCACGCTGCAACGCCGCTCGACCAGGCCCGCGCCATCTACAACCACGTGGTGGCTACCGTGAAGTACGACAAAACTGGTCAGGGCTGGGGCCGCGGCGACATCTACTACGCCTGCGACGCCCGCCACGGCAACTGCACCGATTTCCATGCCCTGTTCATTGGCTACTGCCGCGCCCTGGGCATTCCGGCCCGCTTCAGCATCGGCTTTCCGCTGCCCCCGGAGCGCGGCTCGGGCGAGGTGAAGGGCTACCACTGCTGGGCCGAGTTCTACACCCCTCAAACCGGCTGGGTGCCCATCGACGCTTCCGAAGCGGCCAAGAACCCCGCCCGCCGCGAGTACTACTTCGGCACCCACGACGAAAACCGCGTGGAATTCACCCGGGGCCGCGACCTGACGCTCACTCCCCGGCAGCAGGGCGCCCCGCTCAATTACTTCATCTACCCCTACGCCGAAGCCGATGGTAAGCCCCTGGAAAACCTGCAGCACTCCTTTCGCTACCAGGATGTACTGGCTGATGAGCTGTAG
- a CDS encoding aldo/keto reductase, producing the protein MQHRELGRSGLQIAPLVLGGNVFGWTADQATSFRILDAFVAGGGNAIDTADGYSVWVPGHVGGESETIIGKWLHQRGRRDDVILATKVGWEVNPENKGLKKDYILRAVEGSLKRLQTDYIDLYQSHKDDPTTPVEETLEAYAQLVEEGKVRAIGASNFSAARLRESLEASEKHNFPRYESLQPLYNLYDRAEFERDLLPLMQEQNIGVIPYYGLAAGFLTGKYRSEADLQKSPRGGGVGQKYLNEKGLRILKALDEVAARQQATPAQVALAWIITRPGLTAPIASATSPEQVTELLRATELTLSAEDVQALNQASE; encoded by the coding sequence ATGCAACACCGTGAACTGGGCCGCTCGGGCCTGCAAATTGCCCCGCTGGTGCTGGGCGGCAACGTCTTTGGCTGGACGGCCGACCAGGCCACTTCCTTCCGTATTCTGGACGCCTTTGTGGCGGGCGGCGGCAACGCCATTGATACCGCCGACGGCTACTCCGTGTGGGTGCCCGGCCACGTGGGCGGCGAGTCCGAAACCATCATCGGCAAGTGGCTGCACCAGCGCGGCCGCCGCGACGATGTCATCCTGGCCACCAAAGTAGGCTGGGAGGTAAACCCCGAAAACAAGGGCCTGAAAAAGGACTACATCCTCCGGGCCGTGGAAGGCTCCCTCAAGCGCCTGCAAACCGACTACATCGACCTGTACCAGTCGCACAAGGACGACCCTACCACACCGGTGGAGGAAACCCTGGAAGCCTACGCCCAGCTGGTGGAAGAAGGCAAGGTGCGCGCCATTGGGGCGTCCAACTTCTCGGCTGCCCGCTTGCGGGAGTCCCTCGAAGCCAGCGAGAAGCACAATTTTCCGCGCTATGAAAGCCTGCAGCCGCTTTATAATCTCTACGACCGCGCCGAGTTTGAGCGCGACCTGCTGCCGCTGATGCAGGAGCAAAATATCGGCGTGATTCCCTACTACGGGCTGGCGGCCGGCTTCCTCACCGGCAAGTACCGCTCCGAGGCCGATCTGCAGAAAAGCCCGCGCGGAGGCGGCGTTGGCCAGAAATACCTGAACGAAAAAGGCCTACGCATCCTCAAGGCCCTGGATGAGGTAGCTGCCCGCCAGCAGGCCACGCCCGCCCAGGTTGCCCTGGCCTGGATTATCACCCGGCCCGGCCTCACGGCGCCCATTGCCAGCGCCACCAGCCCCGAGCAGGTGACGGAGCTGCTCCGCGCTACCGAGCTGACCCTATCCGCCGAAGACGTGCAGGCTCTCAATCAGGCAAGTGAGTGA
- a CDS encoding alpha-amylase family glycosyl hydrolase codes for MPAEEPLHPHSHLFQVRHPEWAANATIYEVNLRQFTPEGTFRAFEAHLPRLAAMGVSIVWLMPVHPIGEVNRKGTLGSQYAVQDYLGVNPEFGTMDDLRHLVAEAHALGLEVLLDWVANHTSWDNPLVAQHPDWYQHDAQGQLVPPVPDWTDVVAFDYAQPGLRRYMTDALLYWVREADIDGYRCDVAGLVPTDFWDEARRELDEVKPLFMLAEWDELYPSGGLSWEEFNSDTKLLERAFNMTFGLRLHYLLDHIAEDKNALSDIDIYLAAERAKYPPSVYLMHFTSNHDVNSWDGTEYERLGPLVLPFAVLMVLLPGMPLVYTGQEAALNRRLAFFDRDPVNWQDFPLQNFYTRLLQLKRRHPALRNGDPASGFLRLESAPELYGFLRLKQDAAVLCVINTAPAERTLVLPATAASSWLDVFSEEPLTLRAELELKVPAHGWRVLEKRPTT; via the coding sequence ATGCCTGCCGAAGAACCCCTGCACCCGCACAGCCACCTGTTCCAGGTTCGTCACCCGGAGTGGGCCGCTAATGCCACGATTTATGAAGTAAACCTGCGCCAATTCACGCCGGAAGGCACCTTTCGGGCATTTGAGGCCCACTTGCCCCGGCTGGCGGCTATGGGCGTGAGCATTGTGTGGCTGATGCCGGTGCATCCCATCGGCGAAGTCAACCGCAAGGGCACGCTGGGCAGCCAGTACGCCGTGCAGGACTACCTGGGGGTGAACCCGGAGTTTGGCACGATGGACGATTTGCGGCACCTCGTAGCCGAAGCCCACGCCCTGGGCCTCGAGGTCTTGCTTGATTGGGTAGCCAACCATACCAGCTGGGACAACCCATTGGTAGCCCAGCACCCCGATTGGTACCAGCACGACGCCCAGGGCCAGTTGGTGCCGCCCGTGCCCGACTGGACCGACGTGGTAGCCTTCGACTACGCCCAGCCGGGGCTGCGCCGCTACATGACGGATGCCCTGCTCTATTGGGTGCGCGAAGCTGATATCGACGGCTACCGCTGCGACGTGGCCGGACTGGTACCCACCGATTTCTGGGACGAGGCCCGCCGGGAGCTGGACGAAGTGAAGCCGCTGTTTATGCTGGCTGAGTGGGACGAGCTGTACCCCAGCGGTGGCCTGAGCTGGGAGGAATTCAACTCTGATACCAAGCTGCTGGAACGGGCCTTCAACATGACCTTCGGCCTCCGCCTGCACTATTTGCTCGACCACATTGCCGAAGACAAAAATGCGCTGAGCGACATCGACATCTACCTGGCCGCCGAGCGGGCCAAGTACCCGCCCTCCGTTTACCTGATGCACTTCACCAGCAACCACGACGTGAACAGCTGGGACGGCACCGAGTACGAGCGGCTGGGGCCCCTGGTCCTGCCCTTCGCGGTGCTGATGGTACTGCTGCCCGGCATGCCGCTGGTATACACCGGCCAGGAAGCTGCCCTCAACAGGCGCTTGGCTTTCTTCGACCGCGACCCGGTAAATTGGCAGGATTTCCCGCTCCAGAATTTCTACACGCGCCTGCTACAGCTCAAGCGCCGCCACCCCGCCCTGCGCAACGGCGACCCGGCCAGCGGCTTCCTCCGCCTGGAAAGCGCCCCCGAGCTGTATGGCTTCCTGCGCCTCAAGCAAGATGCGGCAGTGCTTTGCGTCATCAATACCGCGCCGGCTGAGCGTACCCTTGTGCTGCCCGCCACAGCCGCTAGCTCCTGGCTGGATGTCTTCAGCGAAGAGCCGTTGACACTGCGTGCTGAGTTAGAACTGAAGGTGCCGGCCCACGGCTGGCGGGTGCTGGAAAAGCGGCCGACAACCTAA
- a CDS encoding alpha-amylase family glycosyl hydrolase, translated as MTLRLFLLALPLLLASCHSAYDNITECAPAAPPQYTIRHPQWADSASIYEVNIRQYTPEGTFKAFEQHLPRLQQMGVGILWLMPVQPIGQLNRKGTLGSQYSIRDYRAVNPEFGTMADLRQLVAEAHKRDMHVILDWVANHTSWDSQLARQHPEWFTKGPQGRFVPPVHDWQDVIDLDYSKPELRRYMQESMAYWVREADFDGFRCDVAGLVPMDFWVQTRQLLEKRKPVFMLAEWDELHSPPFLKKGEFDPNTGMLEKAFDATYALRMRYLLDSISRGRQPLAALDAYRAVERSRYPASAYLMYFTSSHDINSWDGTEYERLGKDALPQAVLAALLPGIPMVYSGQEAALKKRLRFFDKDTITWRGYPLQDFYTKLLQLKKRHPALRNGDPASQFAKLEDGSPKVYAFLRRKAKAAVLTAVNFDSQPHELALGIVAPGVYRELFSGQVLRMGAGSKLLVPAHGYRVYERLPDPPRQGLW; from the coding sequence ATGACGTTGCGCCTTTTCCTGCTCGCCCTACCACTGCTGCTGGCCTCCTGTCACTCGGCCTACGACAACATCACCGAGTGCGCCCCAGCCGCCCCGCCCCAGTACACCATCCGGCACCCGCAGTGGGCTGATTCGGCCAGCATCTACGAAGTCAACATCCGGCAGTACACGCCGGAAGGCACCTTCAAGGCCTTTGAGCAGCACCTGCCCCGCCTGCAGCAAATGGGTGTGGGCATTCTGTGGCTGATGCCGGTGCAGCCCATCGGTCAGCTGAACCGCAAAGGCACCCTGGGCAGTCAGTACTCCATCCGTGACTACCGCGCCGTAAATCCCGAGTTCGGGACGATGGCCGACCTGCGGCAGCTGGTAGCCGAGGCCCACAAGCGCGACATGCACGTGATTCTGGACTGGGTGGCCAACCACACCAGCTGGGACAGCCAGCTGGCCCGGCAGCACCCCGAGTGGTTTACCAAAGGTCCGCAGGGCCGGTTTGTGCCGCCCGTGCACGACTGGCAGGACGTTATCGACCTGGATTACTCGAAGCCCGAGCTGCGCCGCTACATGCAGGAAAGCATGGCCTACTGGGTGCGGGAAGCTGATTTCGACGGCTTCCGGTGCGACGTGGCCGGCCTGGTGCCCATGGATTTCTGGGTGCAGACGCGCCAGCTCCTGGAAAAGCGAAAGCCGGTGTTTATGCTGGCCGAGTGGGACGAGCTGCACAGCCCGCCCTTCCTCAAGAAAGGCGAGTTTGACCCCAACACGGGTATGCTGGAAAAGGCTTTCGACGCCACTTATGCCCTGCGCATGCGCTACCTGCTCGACAGCATCAGCCGCGGGCGGCAGCCGCTGGCAGCGCTGGATGCCTACCGCGCCGTGGAGCGTAGCCGCTACCCGGCCAGCGCCTACCTCATGTACTTTACCAGCAGCCACGACATCAACAGCTGGGACGGTACCGAGTACGAGCGGCTAGGCAAGGATGCGCTGCCCCAGGCTGTACTGGCCGCTTTGCTCCCCGGCATCCCTATGGTGTACAGCGGCCAGGAAGCAGCCCTGAAAAAGCGGCTGCGCTTCTTCGATAAGGACACCATTACGTGGCGTGGGTATCCGCTCCAGGACTTCTACACCAAGCTGCTCCAGCTGAAAAAGCGCCACCCCGCCCTGCGCAACGGCGACCCGGCCAGCCAGTTTGCGAAGCTGGAGGACGGCAGCCCGAAAGTGTATGCTTTCCTGCGCCGCAAGGCCAAAGCCGCCGTACTCACGGCCGTAAACTTCGATAGTCAGCCCCACGAACTGGCTTTGGGCATCGTGGCCCCAGGCGTGTACCGGGAGCTGTTCAGTGGGCAGGTGCTGCGCATGGGCGCGGGTTCGAAGCTGCTGGTGCCCGCTCATGGCTACCGCGTGTATGAGCGGCTGCCCGATCCGCCCCGTCAGGGACTGTGGTAG
- a CDS encoding T9SS type A sorting domain-containing protein, giving the protein MGADAGEFAQPVTGLAARTTYSVRAYAINSAGASYGSVQTFTTGVATATQPAQLPGVHVYPNPARQQITITRSAGALAAAALYNSMGQLVWQGMLSDPVTRLPVQHWARGMYVLRLTAPQGVATQRLVLE; this is encoded by the coding sequence ATGGGGGCCGATGCGGGGGAGTTTGCGCAGCCTGTTACCGGCTTGGCCGCCCGCACTACCTACTCGGTGCGGGCCTATGCCATCAATAGTGCGGGTGCCAGCTATGGCAGCGTACAGACGTTCACCACCGGGGTGGCTACGGCTACGCAGCCAGCGCAGCTGCCCGGAGTGCATGTATATCCTAACCCGGCCCGGCAGCAAATCACCATTACACGCTCGGCCGGCGCGCTGGCTGCGGCGGCGCTTTACAACAGTATGGGCCAGCTCGTATGGCAGGGAATGTTATCTGACCCGGTAACGCGGCTGCCGGTGCAGCACTGGGCTCGTGGCATGTACGTCCTGCGTCTCACGGCCCCGCAGGGCGTAGCCACCCAACGCCTCGTGCTGGAATAA
- a CDS encoding DUF983 domain-containing protein, which yields METTDSTVLAILQQRCPRCHQGPLFSHPAISTKFTEMPEHCPVCGQAYEPEPGFYWGAMYISFVFSTGIMLVIGFAVYFLLNDPDTWVYILSVAVASLLFMPFSLRYSRTLMLYLFGGVRYDSARARNRAR from the coding sequence ATGGAAACTACTGATTCTACGGTTCTGGCTATTCTGCAGCAGCGCTGCCCGCGCTGCCACCAGGGCCCGCTTTTCTCGCATCCGGCCATCAGCACCAAGTTCACCGAAATGCCCGAGCACTGTCCCGTGTGCGGACAGGCTTACGAGCCCGAGCCCGGCTTCTACTGGGGCGCCATGTACATCAGCTTCGTGTTTTCGACGGGCATTATGCTGGTAATAGGCTTTGCGGTGTACTTCCTGCTCAACGACCCTGACACCTGGGTGTACATCCTGAGCGTGGCGGTGGCCTCCTTGCTGTTCATGCCCTTCTCGCTGCGCTATTCCCGCACCCTCATGCTCTACCTGTTTGGCGGGGTGCGCTACGACTCAGCCCGGGCCCGCAACCGGGCGCGGTAA